A stretch of DNA from Odocoileus virginianus isolate 20LAN1187 ecotype Illinois chromosome 7, Ovbor_1.2, whole genome shotgun sequence:
TGGATACTTTTGGTTTTATAGTTTATAAGATATAGGTATTATAAGAAATATCAGATTAATATGTTCATTTGCAATAGCACTTCTCACAATGTATGGGATCAGTGACGACACACGTCAATGTCATAAGAATTCTCCTGAGCTGTGAGGCAGATACCTGGCATTCTAGCCTGGCTTGACAACTGCCTGGCTGTGTAACTTTGGACAAGTCACCAAGAGCTCACTCAAAAAGTGGAGGTAATAACAGCTGTCCTACTGACTCCACAgggcctgcctggtggctcagtggtaaagaacccacctgccaatgaacgagacataggttcgatccctggatcaggatccctggagaaggaaatggcaacccactccagtattcttgcctgggaaatcccaaggacagaggagcctggtgggctatagtccacggggttgcaaaagagttggctattactgaatgactaaacaacaatgactgaCCCCACAGGATGGATGCAATATATAAGGGagcattttgaaaactaaaaagtaCCATGTGATTAAATTGAACAAATACTGAACATGTGCCATGGATAAGGCACTATGAAAATGTTAGGCATTGTTATTATTCTACAAACAGTTCCAGTGTTTAATAGGTTATATAAAAACTGTATCCTAGAAACAAGGCTTTATAGATAGTATATGGGTTGAAAGCTGAGAAAACAGAGTAAGATGTAAACATACCTCTGATTGCCTGAAAGTTTGATGTAAGGACAAACACTTTAATGAGTCTGAGGCACAGGGGTGTGTAATCATGTTCCCAAATCACAGCTGGGATCAGCAAGAGTTTTCCGTAGCTAGATAACAATAATGCCTTCAGCAGCAAAGTGAAGTTGAGTTTTTCTTTCGCTTTTATGGGTCGTTCTATccacaggaaagtgaaaatgccaataaaatagGCAGTCTGTTctaaggaagaaatggaaaaataaagatacaaatgtCTCAATCCAAACCAGAGCCccctaaaaacaaataaaccacaATTCCAAAATACAGCCTATCAGCTAATGACAAAAGAAATGCTTTATCAGGATCAAATTTtctggatttccctggcagtggATAAAAATCAGTGTATAAAAATCcagctgccaaggcaggggacatgagtttgatcccttgtctgggaagatccctcctGCCATGgatcaactaagcctgtgtgtgaTGACTCCCGAGCCTGGGCACctggagcttgtgctccacaagagaagccacagcaatcagaagcCCACATACAGCAACACAGAGTGGCCCTCACTTGCCGCAGCTCGAGAAAGCCCGCcaagcacagcaacgaagacccagtgcaaccaaaataatAGTAAGTACTACTATTAATAAcaatggcttccccagtggcttactggtaaagaatctgcctgccaatgcaggagacatgggtctgatccctggtccaggaagaccccacatgccatgcagcagcTAAGGCCAGAGGCCACGACTAGAGCCCACTTGCTGCAGCTATTCAGcccttgtgccctagagcccacgctcagGAACAAGAGGGGCCACTGCCATGAGAAGCCCACCCACACAGAGAGCAGACCCCGGTCACTGCGATTAGAGAGGAGCCCgcacagcaacggagacccagcacagacaagttaagtaattaaattttaaaaaccagtcattaaaaaattaataataaaaagagaaactttctttttcttttttaaaataacccgTCTTTTGTGTCAAATCCTGCTGGTATCATTTCCGAAacatattttggtaattctttcATGAAGTACTTCACTCTGGAGAAAAAGTAATTCTGAGAGAATTGTAATCATCAACTTTCTGAAGTTCCTTTTAGGAAATCAGGTTGTTTAAGCATTTTTACTCCTAGAGATCTCCACAGAGAAAATGGACAGGAGAATGGAAGCTTTTAAATCTGGAAGATGGGACACAGCCTAGGAATTACATATGAAGGTGTTTTTCATTGTTGATTCACCTACTTTTTATGGACTGCCTCTTAGCCATAAGACCTTGAATAGTCTGTTACCTAAATTAAAAACATACCCTATTCATCTTAACAAACTTTTTGAGTGTAATTCCATATCCTTCCAGAAAGTATGCAGAGACAGAGTCCAAACTAAAAGAAGCAATAGTTCCCGTGGTATCCCACAGTCAGAACAGACTGCAATCTGTTCTGTTCCCAACAAGGAATTTAACAATATCTTTTAACTGCATTATTTCATTAAGATTGTTATTAATAAGACTGTTAGTGCTCTGACTACCCAGATGAATACATTTTGATTGGTTTGTCCCTAATTCTATTTTCTcctacattgttgttcagtcacttagtcatgtctgactctttgtaaccccatggactgcagcacatcaggcttccctgtccctcaccatctcccagaacttgctcaaactcatgtccattgagttggtgatgccatccaaccatctcatcctctgttgtccccttctcctcctgccttcagtctttcccagcatcatggtcttttccaatgagtcagctcttcacagcaggggACCAAAATAttgcaacttcagcttcagcatcagtccctccaatgaatattcaggattgatttcctttaggattgactggtttgatctccttgcagtccaagagactctcaaaagtcttctccaacaccacagttcaaaagtatcaaagtggacaaaacatggtccactggaaaaggaaatggcaaaccacttcagcccTCTTGCCTTGAGACCCCCATGAACatattatgaaaaggcaaaaagattttctcctataagCTGTGTTATTTAGGTTTCTACAGGatcatgttttttttctggaacacaTGTATTGTATCATAGGATACAATAACTGTATTCTTTCTAAAATGTTCTATAACTGAATCTAGCCAAAATAAAGAGGTTCCAAATATAGGTGATTAGGATCCATAATCCATAATTAGGATTCATATGGGTCAATTAGGGTCCATAACTAGGATCCCATCTCAGTGGGACCTTCTTGATTGtttgcttccctgatagttcagttggtaaagaatctgcctgcaatgtgggaggcctgggttcgatccctgggttgggagatcttctgaagaagggaaaggctacgcactccagtattctgacctagagaatttcaaggactgtatcatccatgggatcacaaaaagctggacacgactgagcgactttcactttcaggatccATAAACGTAATTTAGGATGGTTAGCCCCCATGAAATTTGATATAGTCTTCAGGGGAGACACACCATCTCCCTCCAAAATGACTGAAGGGCTCGTCCACTGCAAGGATCTGTTCAAACAGGCAGATTATATAGCCTGGGTTTTTAACTGATAATAATGAgaataatcaaaataaagaacTTCCTCACAAGAACCATCTAACAGTGGTGGGTTACTGTTAGATGACAGTCTTGTCACTGGAGACACAATCTTGCAGGAATCAAGAGAGAagggtttcctgcactggagagGACGGCAGACTACATCACACCTTTCTTGCATAGAACTTGGGAGACTGAGGAAGCTGCACCTGCCCTTGGGCTCCGCACAGCCTTTCCCAGGCAGGTATTAGAGCCCTCGCCCTTAGAACTCTCACACATCAGATGGGTTCAGGAggagcagcagtggagaaagaGCCACAGTGGGGAAAACAAGAGACGGGGCACTGGGAGACCTTCCCCAGCTCTGCACTGAGGCTAACCTGCTGGGGAACTTCAGGGAGACCACGGGCCCTTCCTGTTTTTGTGCTTTGACAACTGCAGATGGGGAAGGCAACCCAACCTACCTACCAGAGAGGATGGTTGTGAAAACTGAGTTGATGATACTGTAAAAACAGTTTTTAAGTTATAAGATGCTGAATTTGTATAACACATTCTTTATAAGCTGTTTTAGTAATCTGCAACCTAACTAGGGATTAGATTAAGACACATAAatgtaatagaagaaaaaatttctgcTCAAAGTGTCAAAACAGCCACTATAGAGTAAGTGCTACAGAAATTCCAAACTACTTGAAAGCaagcttagttttatttttttaaattatacacacAAAGCAGTTCATCTATAGCAATTTTAAGAGGCTTTGCTTTAAAGCTTAAAATTATATTAGGTTCTAGCTCTTGGTTTAGGTGATTTGTTCAAGGAAGTTTTTAACGTTATTATGTACGTTTGGGAATTCTCAGCAGACAGATGACTTTTAAAGCCGCTGGGACTGGATGAGAGGGCCAAGGGAATGAGGGCATCCAGAGAAGAATGAGGGACAAAAGAGGACACAGTCCAGAAATATGACACTGGAGAGGTGtgcaggtggcactggtggtaaagagtctgcctgccagtgcaagagaagCAAGAGGCCTGAGtgcaggccctgggctgggaaggcccctggaggagggcacagcagcccactccagtgttctgcctggagagccccatgggcagagcagctggaggccacagtccatggggtcacaaagagccgggcatgactgaagcgacttacatGCAGGCATGGACACTTAAGTACTAAAATGTTTCAATATAAGGAAAAAGATTTTAGAAGTAGAAAAGCATGGAAACCAGTAAGTAATAACATAGTCACAGAAATTAATTCAACCCAATTCTGACCTAAGTCACAAATTTCAAATTCTGTAGAAAAACAATTTCAGAACTCAAAGAATTCTGGGGAGTAGCCCTTTCCCTGCACCTAGTATATGAGTAGGTAATTAGTATAAGAATTAGTTATTAGTATAAttagtaataatagtaattagTACAATACATTGAATAATGTCTGGCAGTTATTAAtctgttttaataaaaatgagattCAAGGAATCTTCAGATTGGATAATCATAACTTAAAGTGAAGAATTTTACCCAAGATATTATGTCTCAAAATACTTTATGAAACACCTGTATCTGATAAGCATAATCATTTCCATGCCCTATGTGTGGTAACAAACAAAAGtaagcttgatagggattgcactgaatctatagattcctttgagtagtatactcatttccactatattgattcttctgatccatgaacatggtatatttctccatctatttgtgtcctctttgatttctttcaccagttttatagttttctatatataggtcttttgtttctttaggtatatatattcctaagtattttattcttttcattgcaatggtgaatggaattgtttccttaatttctctttctgttttctcattgttagtgtataggaatgcaagggatttctgtgtgttaattttatatcctgccactttactatattcattgattagctctagtaattttctggtggaatctttaggttttctatatagaggatcatgtcatctgcaaacagcgagagtcttatttcttcttttccaatctggattccttttatttctttttctgctctgattgctgtggccaaaacttccaaaactatgttgaatagtagtggtgagagtgggcacccttgtcttgttcctgactttaggggaaatgctttcaatttttcaccactgaggataatgtttgctgagggtttgtcatatatagcttttattatgttgaggtatgttccttctattcctgctttctggagggttttttttatcataaatggatgttgaatttttgtcaaaggctttctctgcatctattgagataatcatatggtttttatttttcaatttgttaatgttgtgtatacactgattgatttgtgaatattgaagaattcttgcattcctgggataaagcctacttggtcatgatgtatgatctttttaatatgttgttggattctatttacTAGacttttgttaaggatttttgcatctatgttcatcagtgatattggcctatagttttcttttttggtggcatctttgtcggGTTTTGGTATTaaagtgatggtggcctcatagagtgagtttggaagtttacctcactctgcaattttctggaagagtttgagtaggataggtgttagttcttctctgaatttttggtagaattcagctgtgaagccgtctggtcctgggcttttgtttgttggaagatttctgattacagtttcaatttctgtgcttatgatgggtctgttaagcttttctatttcttcctggttcaattttggaaagttgtacttttctaagaatttgtccatttcttccaagttgtccctTTTATTAGCATACAGTTGCTGATAACAGTCTCTtaggatcctttgtatttctgtgttatctgttgtgatctctccattttcatttctaattttgttgatttgatttttctccctttgtttcttgatgagtctggttaatggtctgtcaattttatttaccttctcaaagatcCAGCTTTTGgttctgttgatttttgctatcgtctctttagtttcttttgcatttatttctgcctaatttttaagatttctttccttctactaaccctgaggttcATAATTCCTCCTTTCCAAGTTGTTTTAGgtaagcaatcttgagaaagaagaatggaactggaggaatcaacctgcctgacttcagactctactacaaagccacagtcatcaagacagtgtggtactggcacaaagacaaaaatatagatcaatggaacaaaatagaaagcccagagataaatccacgtacctatggacaccttatctttgacaaaggaagcaagaatatacaatggacaaaagacaatctctttaacaagtggtgctgggaaaactggtcaaccacttgtaaaagaatgaaactagaacactttctaacaccatacacaaaaataaactcaaaatggattaaagatctaaatgtaagaccagaaactataaaacttgtagaggaaaacataggcaaaacactctccaacataaaccatggcaggatcctctatgacccacctcccagaatattggaaataaaagcaaaaataaacaaatggtacctaattaaaattaaaagcttttgcacaacaaaggaaactatatcaaggtgaaaagacagccttcagattgggagaaaataatagcaaacgaagcacagacaaagaattaatctcaaaaatatacaagcaactcctgcagttcaattccagaaaaataaaagacccaatcaaaaaatgggccaaagaactaaacagacatttctccaaagaagacatacagatggctaacaaacacatgaaaagatgctcaacatcactcatgatcagagaaatgcaaatcaaaaccacaatgaggtaccattacatgccagtctgaatggctgctatccaaaagtctacaagcaataaatgctggagagggtgtggagaaaagggaactctcttacactgttggtgggaatgcaaactagtacagccactatggagaacagtgtggagattccttagaaaactggaagtagaactgccatatgacccagcaatcccagtgctgggcataaacactgaggaaaccagatctgaaagagacaggtgcatcccaatgttcatcgcagcactgtttataatagccaggacatggaagcaacctagatgcccatcagcagacgaatggataagatatgggagaatggcattgaaacatgtaaattatcaaatgtgaaacgaattgccagtccaggtttgatgcatgatacaggatgctcggggctggtgcactgggatgacccagagggatgggatggggagggaggtaggaggtaggaggggggttcaggatggggaacacatgtactcccatggaggattcaagtcaatgtatggcaaaaccaatacaatgttgttaagtaaaataaataaattaattaattttttaaaaaagtaaaggatGGAGGAATATATGTCATgcaagcactaaaaaaaaaaaaaaaaagaaaaaaacaaataaaagtaagaaaGCAAGTAATTTAGACAAACTCACCTAGCAGATTAGTGGCACTGCTGAAATTTAGTCTCAAGTCCTCTAGCTAGCTCCTCTTACCAATGATTAAAACCATgcaccttaattttaaaatcaaaatagtcGGTCAAATAATAGTAGAAAGCATGGCTTCTTCCTACCTAGAGAGGCAATCGCAAACATTCTGTAGAAATCCCACTCCTTAGCGTATCTGATAAAGTCGTCAGGATCAATGCTTCGGCTGGAGTCTTGGAGCTGCCACCACCTCAGGTACGCTTCACAAAGCAGACAAAATACGCAGAGCTTTCCGTGCATCTGTCAAAAGACACTGCCATTCAATCAGGTAAAGAAACTACTTAATATCAAGAGGACCAGACAGAGCTAACTTTTGTGGGTTCTGAAGACTGTCCGATCTAGTAGCTTTTCAAATTCAGAAACTGCCCAGTTAAATGCAAATTGTATTCAGTCTATAACCACTAGGTCTTAATCAGCAATGTTCAGCAGAAGCATCACATGGggagatttttcaaaatacaaatgtcTAGGCCCCAGTCCTGATTCAGAATCTGTGGAAGGAAATCCCAGCAGGCATACTGTGTGGGAAACACTCAGGCAGAGGGTGAGCTCTAATGTGCACCCCTAGTTAAGAATCACTGCTTTAAATAGCAGTTCACTTCATCCTGTTATATTCTCAACATTTGTCTGATACACAGAATTAAGCAAGAATTTATGTGACTCAGGATGGGTGGAAGCAGCAATAAACACATTTAATCTGAAGATTTCATGACACCTCATAAGAAACTATTAGTCtgaacatgaatttttaaaaaaatgcctctAGGTTGGATGAGTATAAACTAAAGTAGTGAAAGACAGCAATTAAAGGTGGCAAATCATCTGGAAGTTTTAAAGAGTCTGAAATTTTggcaaaaacagaaaatgctaGGCAACAAAAACTGgctttttttctatatatttctccTACTCGTTGAAATTTATCCATGTAAAGTGGGGAAGAGAAACTGTGTGCAAAGTTGATGTGGTCCAGGGATAAGCATGGTTGTGAGCTTCTAAGGCTACCCCATTTAGCACACTGGTTCTCCTGGCTGCACTTTGGCATCCACTAGGGAGatttacagagaaggcaatggcaacccactccagtactcttgcctggaaaatcccatggatggaggagcctggtaggctgcagtccatggggtcactaagagtcggacacgactgggcgacttcactttgacttttcactttcatgcattggagaaggaaatggcaacccactccagtgttcttgcctggagaatcccagggatggggggagtctggtgggctgccgtctctggggtcgcagagagtcagacactactgaagagacttagcagcagcagggagatTTAAGGAATACTGATGCCTGGATCCCATTGCCAAAGATTCTGATTTAACTGGTTCTGGGTGAGGCCTCGGCTTGGAATAATTAACTGCTgcccccacccactcccccagGTGTTTCTAATGTGTAGTCAAGTCTGAGACTTCAATTAGATTACAAAACAGCCTGGGTTATTTAACTTTGGGGAAGGAGGACAGGGATAATAAATTGCACTGTTACTGTCCATGTTAGCCCAAaattagggttgccagatttgGCAAATAAAAATGCAGGACGTCCAGTTAACTATGcacttcagataaacaacaaatactttttttgtgtatgtatgtttcaCACAATATTTAGAACATATGCTAAAAATCAGTTTATCTGACTTCCAAGTTTAATTAAGTGTCCTGCATTTTATCTGTCAATCCTAGCCAAACTATTAAGAGTATACAAGTCAATTCattaaattgtacatttaaaaaaaaaaaaaatcaactgtagCTATTAGgacttttctgatttttcatctcATGTATTCCCTCaacaggcttcctggtggctcagtggtaaagaatccacctgcaatgcaggagatgtgggttggatccctgggttgagaagatgccctggaaaatgaaatggcaacccactccagtattcttgactggcaaatgctgtgggcagaggagcctggtgggctacagtccatggggtcacagagagtccgacaagacatagcaactaaaccattCAGCCATTCCCTTAACAGCAGAGTATACCATGCAAtacattacattttaaagatatttttcttttaatgtttgcttACTTCTTTTAGGGCTAATTCTCTCCCTACCaggttatatttaattttattctgttcAAAATTACTGATATCTGTTTCAAAAGGTAACCTACTAAAAAGGAAATCCAGATGATGGCCTGTCAACTTCCTGCCAGTGACCGTATTCTTAAATACACACTAGACATTGcatacctttttaaaaagcaatgcctGCTATTTCCAGAAATTTCCAGACATTGTTGATAAAAGACTCACTCTtgttagaatttctttctttaaataatgtTCTTTAATTCTGTTCAAAAGTGTTattatttcaaaatgcaaaatcatcaggtaaaattagaaaataaaaaaatgatcaCAACTTACGTTTATTTTGGTATtgaaaagaatatgcctgtaggCCTGGGCTTTGCATAAAATAGCATTAATCAAGATGATTACAGGATCATACTCGATGTATTTGTCTACGGGTTTCTGGCAGGATTTCTGAAATAATGCAAgacaatattagaaaaaatatattcatacattCTGAAATTTTAGAGGATTTCAAAGCAGCAGACTCTATTTTGGATTTGTATAGCAATCAGGTTGTATCAACATTTATttagatggcttcccaggtggcgctagtggtaacagaatttgcctaccaatacaggagacgcaagagagaTTCctggcagaaggaaatggcaccccactccagtattcttgcctggaaaattccatgggcagaggagcctggcaggctacagtccatggggtcgcaaagagtcagacacaactgagcgaccaagcatgAGCATTTATGGAAACTTCCATTCACATATAAAATGTTCATCTATGTAAGCCTTGGCTTCAAATGAGGAAATATAATCTTCTAGGGTAAAAATATTAATCTTTTAACCTcatattaaaaagctaaaaaatatatttgatttaaagaCATTTCAGGCAGGAAAATATCTCAGAAAATGCTACTTTCAGTTTGTAGGaactgttataaaataaataagttcagaATGTACTTTCATTGCCCGTTGACTAGATGGCCCCAACTTTGTGCTTCTTTCAATATGATTTGGAGAAAGGGGTTCAAAAAAGTAACCCTACACCTAGAACTGAGAGCTACAGGTGGGCAGGAATCCTGGGGTGGCACCTACCAAAAAGAGcctgtctttttccttttctccattgagaACATGGCAAGAAAATGCTCTTTCTCTGCTACAGTAGACCCTGGAGACCGCTGACTGTATGTGAGGAACTGCGTTGTGCTGCCTGGTTCTGAGTTGCCCAAATCAAGGCCCTTGGGCTCTCAGCAATTCCTATTAAAtggcgctttttttttttttccttttggacacGTGATTACAATGTTATGAAATCCCAATGCCATTAGAACATACAAAATGCAGGTATAGGAACAAGCTCATTAGAATTGCAACATCTGAATCAGTATTAGCTACAAAGTTGCAGGGCTACTGGTCAAGGCATAAACAAAtggctacaattaaaaaaaaaaaatttcgaAACTCTGAGAGgataaaagagaaatacaagaAGTGATGTATATGCAAACATACTAGGATGACCTTTTGATTACATCTAAGTGCTAGAAGAAAAATGGAGTGCACTGAAGAATAGTAACCCTGCACTTCCAGTGTTATAACGAGTTAGATTCAATTCCAATTTCAAGTTTCTCCGTTTCACTCACATCATTACAAGAAGGGTGTATGTTTGTCTAGTCATCAGGTGAACCAATAAAGGGAGATGTGCTATTACCCCAAATTTAAATCCACCTAATAGATCTGAGGTGTAACAGGTTAGGCTTTTTAGCTGAGCAAAGAGAAAGCCAGTGCCTAAACAGAAGCCACAGAATCAGAAATTATACACACAACACAGCAGTTTTCTAGATCATCTCCCTGTGCTACTCACGTGGAGAACATGTCCTGTCTTTATACAAATAAGAATGGAAGGCCAGAGATGTTACTTCATTTTAAGATGAAACCGAGACTGGTCAGGGATCTTCTCTCtgtcctttaaaaattctttgaaaccCATCTCCTGACAGCATCAAAAGTCGAAGATGGGATTTGGACATATTTTagaaggagggaggcagaaaCCAGCAGCAGGGGACACTGCAGCGTAGCTATTCCTTTTGCAACCACTTACCTGACAAATGTGTTTGGAATGACTATTACACTCAGAGCAATAGCTCTCTTTACTTAGCCATTTCTAAGGACCAGGCATATCCACAGCGCTGGATACCTACCCTGAGACATAAGCTCTAATCTCAAGGACCTTACagtttagaaagtgaaagtgaaagtcggcCAGCCAACCAACTCtatgagactccatggactacagcccaccaggctcctctcgtccacggaagtctccaggcaagaacactgaggtgGGTCTCCATCTCCTTcgacaggggatcttcccaacccagggattgaacccaggcctcccacgctgcaggcagatgctttaccctttgagctacccaggaagcgctgccctggtggctcagaccgtttAGAAGGGGAAGGCAAATACACATGCTACTAAAAGTGCTACAATGGAGTAAGCAGGCGACATAAACCGAACAGAAGGGGCGAC
This window harbors:
- the ARV1 gene encoding protein ARV1 isoform X1; the protein is MGTGGRSGLRPGRGNAEGVTAGKGKTDEATVTSTTAASASCQYRCIECNQEAKELYRDYNHGVLKITICKSCQKPVDKYIEYDPVIILINAILCKAQAYRHILFNTKINMHGKLCVFCLLCEAYLRWWQLQDSSRSIDPDDFIRYAKEWDFYRMFAIASLEQTAYFIGIFTFLWIERPIKAKEKLNFTLLLKALLLSSYGKLLLIPAVIWEHDYTPLCLRLIKVFVLTSNFQAIRVTLNINRKLTFLAILSGLLVESTMVYFFQRMEWAVGSDCAIYKSQDF
- the ARV1 gene encoding protein ARV1 isoform X2: MGTGGRSGLRPGRGNAEGVTAGKGKTDEATVTSTTAASASCQYRCIECNQEAKELYRDYNHGVLKITICMHGKLCVFCLLCEAYLRWWQLQDSSRSIDPDDFIRYAKEWDFYRMFAIASLEQTAYFIGIFTFLWIERPIKAKEKLNFTLLLKALLLSSYGKLLLIPAVIWEHDYTPLCLRLIKVFVLTSNFQAIRVTLNINRKLTFLAILSGLLVESTMVYFFQRMEWAVGSDCAIYKSQDF